The following are from one region of the Sandaracinus amylolyticus genome:
- a CDS encoding DUF2141 domain-containing protein, whose translation MTGARLFVHVSGLRNDRGAALVALYDGEGFPDHPERAKHHGAVPIASGRAELVFDEVAPGRWAAALLHDEDLDLHMDLSRVGLPLEGLGGSRDREWRLGLPRFEKAAFDVIPGDNHLALRPRYLPGT comes from the coding sequence GTGACCGGCGCCCGCCTCTTCGTCCACGTGAGTGGCCTCCGAAACGATCGAGGCGCGGCGCTGGTCGCTCTCTACGACGGCGAAGGTTTCCCCGATCACCCCGAGCGCGCGAAGCACCACGGCGCGGTCCCGATCGCCTCGGGCCGCGCCGAGCTCGTCTTCGACGAGGTCGCGCCCGGGCGCTGGGCCGCCGCGCTGCTGCACGACGAAGATCTCGATCTGCACATGGATCTCTCGCGCGTCGGGCTGCCGCTCGAAGGGCTCGGGGGCTCGCGCGATCGCGAGTGGCGGCTCGGACTGCCGCGCTTCGAGAAGGCCGCGTTCGACGTGATCCCGGGCGACAACCACCTCGCGCTGCGCCCCCGCTATCTGCCGGGCACGTGA